The nucleotide sequence TAATATAAAAATAGAAAATAGGAATAGCCAAAGGTGATTTTTAAATATCATAATAGTCTTAATTCAATTATTATGCCGATAATTTTGCAGGTTGAAGGCAGAAGAATCGGCATTTATATAAAAGACTGTAAATAATTTCTAATGTGGCAGAATATTACATTTTAGAACTTAATAACGCATAAAATGTTTCGATACCATAAGCAATCTGACCAATTTTTAAATTCTCGTTCGGGCTGTGTTGATTGTTATCTGCGTTCACCATTGGTACAATAAATGCCGGAATCTTTAATTCATTGATAAAAGGAGAAATAGGAACCGTACCACCCATTATTCTTATTTGAACGGGCTTTTCTCCGAATTTAGTTTCCATGGTTTTTACAATGCTATTACCAAACGGATTATTCAAATCTGTACGGAAGGCATCTGTAACCGAACCTTCTTTAATGGTAACTATCTTATCATATTTTAGTCTGTCTTCCATAGTAGGCTCGGTACTCATCACATGAAAGCCTTGATTTTTAATATGCTCTTTTACTAATTTTTTAAGTCTGTTACCATCAGATTCAGGCACTAGCCTTAAGTCTAATTCTGCTGTAGCTGTAGCTGGTAAAATTGTTCTAGCTTGATCACCGATCCATCCAGAACCTAATCCGCGTATATTCAAAGAAGGGTATTGCAAAGCTTCTTGATAAAAGCTTCCTACCTTTTCAGGATTAGAAATTGCTAAATTTGTATTGATCTCTTCGATATTATCAGGTACACTTTTTAATATTTCTAATGTAGCTTCATCTAAGGTTATTCCGTCATAATATCCTTTAATCAAAACTCGACCATCAGCATCTTTCATAGTTGCTAAAAGTTGCGCTAATTGAAAACCAGGGTTTGGAGCGTAGTTTCCGTAATGCCCACTGTGTTGAGGTTTTATTGGACCGTGAGTTGTAATTGATAACGTAGTAATGCCTCTACAACCATAAACAACGGTAGGTTTACCAGAAACATGTACCGGACCATCATTAATAACTAAGAAGTCAGCTTTAAGTAAATCTTTATATGTACGTACAGCTTGCGGTAAAGGCGCACTACTTTTCTCTTCTTCACTATCTAAAATGACCTTTACATTATAAGGTATTTCAATACCGTCTTTTTTAAGTGCATCAATAGCATTTAAAAACATAACAATAGGTCCTTTATCGTCAGATGTTGATCTTCCAAAAAGTCTCCAGTCATAATTAATATCATCTTCTAAATCTGAAAATGCTTCTTTTTTCCAGCCATCACCGGTTTTAGATTTCAGTACTACTTTATAAGGGTCTGGTTGATCCCATTTTTTAGCATCAACAGATTGACCATCTAAATGCATGTAAAATAAGATGGTAGGTTTATTGTCATCCATCGGTAGGGCAGCAAAGAAAAGTGGTAAACCCTCTGTTTCTAATATGGTACTATTGAAGCCTCGTTCGGTAAATTTTTTTCTAAGCCAATATAGGTTAGTATCTATATCATCTGCGTTTAAGGCATCATTTGGTATAGCAACAAATTCTCTTAATTCTACAATAGCATTGGCAACTTTAGATTTAATAAGTATAGAGTCTTGTGAGTAGCCAGAATAAAGAGATATAATTAATAGAAGTGTAAGTGATTTTTTCATGTTCGTTCTCGTAGATATATTCTTTAAATGTAAGCAAAATGCGGGGAATTGAGCTCTATTTAGATTTTGGCAGTTGTTAAGGTTTTCTTTATACAAAATTATTATACTTAAAAATTAAGTATGATTGTTGTGTGTCATTTGTGGTAGCGATACTAAGTCAGTTAGTTATATATTTTTTGAACATAGATTTTAATAAAAAAGGTTGCCAACTTTGGCAACCTTTTTATTTTTTGATGTATTGAATAATACTAAATTGTTATTTAAGATATTAAATGTCAATAGAATTGATATTGTAGATTTATTTGCTCGCTTTTACGTTTACTATTTTAATAATAATAACACGGATTAAAAGTATATAAGGAAATCCATGTAATATAACATCAAACCAATCCATGAAGACCATTCCCTTAGCGCCATCAAAAATCCATTTCAGTTTACCCCAAATATGAGGTTCAGGAAAAAACGGAGCTAAACCTAAGGTAAGGCATAGTAGAATAATTAGTTTCCAATTGTTTATGAACTCTTTCAAATTAACGTATTAGTTTGGTGAACTCAGCAGTTTTATCAGTTCCATTAGCAGTCAAATGCTTAATAAAAGCAGAGCCTATTATAGCACCTTTAGCAGTTTTCGTAGCTTGTTGAAATGTTTCTTCATCTTTAATACCGAAACCTACTATTTGTGGGTTCTTTAAATTCATTGCCGCAATACGCTCAAAATAACTTTCTTGTTCTTGACCAAAGCCCGATTTTGAACCTGTAACACTAGCTGAGCTTACCATATAGATGAATCCGTTTGAAGCATCGTCAATTTGGCGAATACGAGTATCGCTCGTTTGTGGTGTAATTAGAAAAACATTTATGAGTCCGTATTTCTTAAAAATAGCTTCATAATCTTCTTGGTAAACATCTAACGGAAGGTCTGGTAAAATGAGTCCGTCAATACCAATCTCTTGACATTTTTTACAGAATGCCTCAACACCATATTGCAACATTGGGTTAAAATATCCCATGATAATTAAAGGGATAGAAACCGTTTTACGAATATCTTTTAATTGGTTGAAAAGTATTTCGGAGGTCATTCCATTTTTCAATGCAGCTGTTGAGCTTTCTTGAATAGTAGGTCCGTCTGCTAATGGGTCACTAAATGGTAGACCTATTTCAATCATATCAACCCCATTCTTTTCCAAATCTTGAATGATTTGTACGGTATCGTTCAATGCAGGGTAACCAGCGGTGAAATATATAGAAAGAAGCTTTTTGTCTTCTTGTAATTTTGTTGTAATTCTATTGCTCATAATAAGGTTATGCTAACTTAAAGTAATCAATATAAGTGTTCAAATCTTTATCTCCACGACCAGAAAGACTGATAACGACAACGTCATCTTTTTTGAATTTTTTATGTTCAAAAATTGCAAATGCATGTCCCGTTTCAATAGCGGGTATAATACCTTCTAATTGTGATAGTTCTAAACCTGCTGCCATAGCTTCATCATCAGTAGCTGAGTAAAATTCAGCACGACCAGATTTAAATAAATGTGAGTGCATTGGCCCTACGCCAGGATAATCTAATCCGGCAGAAATAGAGTAAGGTTCGGTAATTTGACCATCTGTGGTTTGCATCAACATGGTTTTGCAACCATGAATAATACCTACTTTACCAAGAGCAGATGTTGCTGCACTTTCACCAGAATTAACACCTTTACCAGCAGCTTCAACAGCAATAATGCCAACCTCAGGTTCATCTAAGAAGTGATAATAAGTACCAGCGGCATTACTTCCACCACCAATACAAGCCACTACATAATCAGGATTTTCTCGCCCTTCATGTTCTTTCAGTTGCCATTTTATCTCTTCAGATATTATAGATTGAAAACGAGTAACCATGTCTGGGTAAGGATGCGGACCAATTGCAGAACCAATAATGTAATGTGTATCTACAGGGTTATTGATCCAATCTCTAATAGCTTCGTTGGTAGCATCTTTTAATGTTCTACTCCCAGATTTTGCAGGTCGTACTTCAGCACCGAGCATTTTCATACGGGCAACATTAGGGGCTTGACGCGCAATATCAATTTCACCCATGTAAACGATACATTCCATGCCCATTAAAGCGCAAACAGTAGCTGTAGCCACACCATGTTGACCAGCACCAGTTTCAGCAATAATTCTAGTTTTACCCAATTTTTGCGCCATAAGAATTTGACCGACTGTATTATTGATCTTGTGGGCACCAGTATGGTTAAGGTCTTCTCTTTTTAGATATATTTTACATCCGTGCTTTTCAGAAAGACGTTTAGCAAAATATAGGGGAGAAGGTCTACCAACATAGTCTTTTAAAAGCTGATTAAATTCTTTCTGAAAAGAATCTTCATACATCAGTTTTAAATAATTCTGTCGTAGCTCTTCTACATTTGGGTACAACATTTCAGGTATAAAGGCACCACCAAATTCACCGTAGTATCCTTTTTCATCAGCATTATAATTCATAGCGCTTCTTTAAACTTTTGTAATTCTTCAATATTTTTTAATCCTGGTGCTATTTCAAAGCTGCTATTTACATCAATGGCAAAGCAGTATTTAGACTCAGGTGTTTTCATAAACTCATTAATCTTATCAAGATTATTTAAACCAATACCTCCACTTAAAAAATATGGTTTGGTAGAGGGGTAATTCTTTAGAACAGACCAGTCAAATGTATACCCATTACCACCAGGTAATTTTCCTTTAGTGTCAAAAAGGTAATAGTCGCACACATTTTCATATGGTTTCAATACATCAAAGTTAAATTCCTCTTTGATTGAGAAGACTTTTATGATGTCGACTTTATGATTTTGTTTTTTTAATTCAGATGCAATTTTAGTACAGTATTCCGGGGTTTCATGACCATGTAATTGTAAGCCTTGTAACTGATGTTTGCTTACCATATCAATAACATATTCAAGCTCAGCATCAACAAAAACTCCTACTTTACTTATGGAATGCGGAAGTTCAGGGATTTCACCTTCAAAAAACCGAGAAGAAGGTTCCCAGAAAATAAAGCCTAAATAGTCTGGTCGCAATTGCGCAACTTCAGGCGTATTCAGTTTCATTCCACAAATTTTAAGTTTCATTAGTTCTTTAGGTTTTTAATGAATTCAATAGCACTTTTACCGGGGTTGTCCGTTTTCATAAAATTTTCTCCAATTAAAAAGCCTTCATAACCATATGGTTTTAATTCTTTAATAGCATCTACAGAACTAATACCACTTTCAGAAACTTTTACAAAATCATCTGGTATCAGTTTTGATAACTTTTTACTTGTTTCTAAACTAACTTCAAAAGTCTTCAGATTTCTATTGTTTACACCTAGCATATCTAAACTGGGCATTATAGATTTATGAAGTTCTTCTTCGTTATGTACCTCTAAT is from Maribacter aquivivus and encodes:
- a CDS encoding phosphoribosylanthranilate isomerase — encoded protein: MKLKICGMKLNTPEVAQLRPDYLGFIFWEPSSRFFEGEIPELPHSISKVGVFVDAELEYVIDMVSKHQLQGLQLHGHETPEYCTKIASELKKQNHKVDIIKVFSIKEEFNFDVLKPYENVCDYYLFDTKGKLPGGNGYTFDWSVLKNYPSTKPYFLSGGIGLNNLDKINEFMKTPESKYCFAIDVNSSFEIAPGLKNIEELQKFKEAL
- a CDS encoding M20/M25/M40 family metallo-hydrolase, giving the protein MKKSLTLLLIISLYSGYSQDSILIKSKVANAIVELREFVAIPNDALNADDIDTNLYWLRKKFTERGFNSTILETEGLPLFFAALPMDDNKPTILFYMHLDGQSVDAKKWDQPDPYKVVLKSKTGDGWKKEAFSDLEDDINYDWRLFGRSTSDDKGPIVMFLNAIDALKKDGIEIPYNVKVILDSEEEKSSAPLPQAVRTYKDLLKADFLVINDGPVHVSGKPTVVYGCRGITTLSITTHGPIKPQHSGHYGNYAPNPGFQLAQLLATMKDADGRVLIKGYYDGITLDEATLEILKSVPDNIEEINTNLAISNPEKVGSFYQEALQYPSLNIRGLGSGWIGDQARTILPATATAELDLRLVPESDGNRLKKLVKEHIKNQGFHVMSTEPTMEDRLKYDKIVTIKEGSVTDAFRTDLNNPFGNSIVKTMETKFGEKPVQIRIMGGTVPISPFINELKIPAFIVPMVNADNNQHSPNENLKIGQIAYGIETFYALLSSKM
- the trpB gene encoding tryptophan synthase subunit beta; its protein translation is MNYNADEKGYYGEFGGAFIPEMLYPNVEELRQNYLKLMYEDSFQKEFNQLLKDYVGRPSPLYFAKRLSEKHGCKIYLKREDLNHTGAHKINNTVGQILMAQKLGKTRIIAETGAGQHGVATATVCALMGMECIVYMGEIDIARQAPNVARMKMLGAEVRPAKSGSRTLKDATNEAIRDWINNPVDTHYIIGSAIGPHPYPDMVTRFQSIISEEIKWQLKEHEGRENPDYVVACIGGGSNAAGTYYHFLDEPEVGIIAVEAAGKGVNSGESAATSALGKVGIIHGCKTMLMQTTDGQITEPYSISAGLDYPGVGPMHSHLFKSGRAEFYSATDDEAMAAGLELSQLEGIIPAIETGHAFAIFEHKKFKKDDVVVISLSGRGDKDLNTYIDYFKLA
- the trpA gene encoding tryptophan synthase subunit alpha — protein: MSNRITTKLQEDKKLLSIYFTAGYPALNDTVQIIQDLEKNGVDMIEIGLPFSDPLADGPTIQESSTAALKNGMTSEILFNQLKDIRKTVSIPLIIMGYFNPMLQYGVEAFCKKCQEIGIDGLILPDLPLDVYQEDYEAIFKKYGLINVFLITPQTSDTRIRQIDDASNGFIYMVSSASVTGSKSGFGQEQESYFERIAAMNLKNPQIVGFGIKDEETFQQATKTAKGAIIGSAFIKHLTANGTDKTAEFTKLIR